In Pseudomonas sp. MM213, a genomic segment contains:
- a CDS encoding aconitate hydratase, whose amino-acid sequence MPKSKGRTVSANGIEYRVSDIRGVVTDLGGDYARLPYSLRVLAENVLRGEGDPEAALKVICARSKEFDIPFRPARVVLQDLLGTPALVDLAGLRDAVAEKGGNPRLVNPVTPTHLVVDHSLNVERWGDASALADNEAIERERNAERFQFLDWCNKAFSNLSIIPSGKGILHQINLERLTTVVGTQRRGDELWAFPDTLVGTDSHTTMINAIGVLGWGVGGIEAEAAMLGKSLMLRLPEIVGVRLEGTLPQGYLATDIALALTEQLRNAGVIGSFLEFFGPGVPQLSLADRGTLSNMAPEFGATAAMFAIDDRTLHYLRMTGRGGQISGLTEAYARAQGLWHDSLAEAEYNRVVTLNLSTVARSIAGPKQPHQRIVLGQKAPATNLPAGLDNGSIVLAAITSCTNTSNPRGVIAAGLVARNARKRGLKRAPWVKTSFAPGSMVVSDYLERSGLNEDLDALGFNLVGYGCTTCNGMSGPLLSTEIEDEIRARKLETVAATSGNRNFEGRVHPLAREVFIMSPPLIVAYAIAGTYLIDPEKDALGLDDKGVPVYLHELWPSDEELTQIEADNLTADLFDKAYEDVPREAGLIASDLRAGVSDQYAWQESSTYIRKPPYWSEAVTATDTTKDLSNMRVLAMLSDNITTDHISPSGAILPESDAGQYLQSHGIAVPDFNSYGTRRGNHEAAQRATFASPRLKNELLEDGREGPWTLLLPEKEVTTIFQAAEIYAQRKQSLIVVAGKEYGSGSSRDWAAKGPRLLGVRVVVAESFERIHRTNLAGLGILPLQFEGGVSRQSLGLNGRETFSVEGITADFQPGAKITLVIERESGEKERVTVVSRLDTFEDVRYFRSGGLLPQLLIESMKNASVN is encoded by the coding sequence ATGCCTAAATCAAAGGGTCGAACCGTTTCCGCCAACGGCATCGAGTACCGTGTAAGTGATATTCGGGGGGTTGTGACTGACCTGGGAGGTGACTACGCCAGGCTGCCCTATAGCCTGCGAGTTCTTGCCGAGAACGTTTTGCGTGGTGAGGGCGATCCTGAAGCCGCACTTAAAGTGATATGTGCCCGTTCCAAAGAATTCGACATCCCGTTCCGCCCGGCCCGGGTTGTGCTGCAGGATCTGCTGGGTACGCCAGCACTCGTAGACCTCGCTGGTTTGAGAGATGCCGTCGCGGAGAAAGGTGGTAATCCGCGCTTGGTGAACCCGGTGACCCCAACCCACCTCGTTGTGGATCACTCGCTCAACGTCGAACGCTGGGGCGATGCCAGTGCTCTTGCTGATAACGAGGCAATCGAGCGTGAACGCAATGCGGAGCGTTTCCAGTTCCTGGACTGGTGTAACAAGGCATTCAGCAATCTCTCCATCATTCCCTCGGGCAAAGGCATCCTTCACCAGATCAACCTTGAGCGTCTGACCACCGTTGTAGGTACTCAGCGCCGTGGCGACGAGCTATGGGCTTTCCCGGATACGTTGGTAGGTACTGATAGCCACACCACTATGATCAACGCCATTGGTGTGTTGGGCTGGGGTGTTGGCGGCATTGAGGCCGAAGCCGCGATGCTGGGCAAATCACTGATGCTGCGCCTGCCGGAAATCGTTGGTGTGCGCCTGGAAGGCACATTGCCTCAAGGCTACCTCGCGACCGATATTGCACTGGCGTTGACTGAACAACTTCGTAATGCAGGTGTGATCGGTTCCTTCCTTGAGTTCTTTGGCCCGGGCGTGCCACAGCTATCACTGGCAGACCGTGGAACCTTGTCGAACATGGCGCCGGAATTCGGTGCAACAGCAGCAATGTTCGCAATTGATGACCGGACGCTGCATTACTTGCGTATGACGGGGCGTGGCGGTCAGATTTCGGGACTGACGGAAGCGTATGCGCGGGCACAAGGTCTCTGGCATGACAGTCTTGCCGAGGCTGAATACAACCGTGTCGTAACACTCAATCTCAGCACTGTTGCACGCTCGATAGCCGGGCCTAAGCAGCCACACCAACGCATCGTATTGGGACAAAAGGCGCCTGCCACCAATCTTCCTGCCGGTCTGGACAATGGCTCGATAGTTCTCGCTGCCATTACCAGTTGCACCAACACCTCCAACCCAAGGGGAGTAATCGCTGCGGGGCTGGTTGCGCGTAACGCACGCAAGCGTGGACTGAAGAGAGCCCCCTGGGTGAAAACCTCGTTCGCTCCTGGCTCCATGGTGGTATCGGACTATCTTGAGCGGTCTGGCCTGAATGAAGATCTGGACGCTTTAGGTTTCAACCTGGTTGGCTATGGCTGCACCACCTGCAACGGTATGTCCGGCCCGTTGCTCAGCACCGAAATCGAAGACGAAATCCGTGCTCGCAAGTTGGAGACTGTGGCTGCGACTTCAGGCAACCGTAACTTTGAAGGCCGAGTCCACCCACTGGCGCGCGAAGTTTTCATCATGTCGCCACCGTTGATCGTCGCTTATGCGATTGCCGGCACCTACTTGATTGACCCGGAAAAGGACGCATTGGGTCTCGACGACAAAGGCGTACCGGTCTACCTGCACGAATTGTGGCCGAGCGATGAGGAGCTGACGCAAATCGAAGCAGATAATTTGACTGCCGATTTGTTCGACAAGGCCTACGAGGATGTTCCGCGTGAAGCAGGCTTGATCGCCAGCGATCTGCGCGCCGGTGTCAGCGACCAATATGCCTGGCAAGAAAGCAGCACTTACATCCGTAAACCTCCATATTGGAGCGAAGCGGTGACTGCGACAGACACCACCAAAGACCTCAGCAACATGCGTGTGTTGGCCATGCTCTCGGACAACATCACCACCGACCACATCTCGCCATCTGGCGCGATTCTTCCAGAAAGCGATGCGGGCCAATACCTGCAATCGCATGGCATCGCAGTACCAGACTTCAACTCCTATGGTACGCGTCGTGGCAACCATGAAGCGGCGCAGCGTGCGACCTTCGCAAGCCCTCGTTTGAAAAACGAACTGCTTGAAGATGGCCGTGAGGGCCCGTGGACGTTGCTTCTGCCCGAGAAAGAAGTCACCACGATTTTCCAGGCCGCCGAGATCTACGCACAACGTAAGCAGTCGCTGATCGTTGTCGCCGGTAAGGAGTACGGAAGTGGATCCTCGCGCGACTGGGCTGCAAAGGGCCCCCGTCTGTTGGGTGTTCGTGTGGTCGTGGCCGAAAGCTTCGAGCGTATTCACCGCACCAACCTGGCTGGCCTCGGCATTCTTCCGTTGCAGTTTGAGGGCGGTGTTTCTCGTCAGAGTCTGGGCCTGAATGGACGTGAAACATTCAGCGTTGAAGGCATCACCGCAGACTTCCAGCCGGGCGCAAAAATCACGCTGGTGATCGAACGTGAGAGTGGTGAGAAAGAGCGCGTCACGGTCGTGAGTCGTCTGGATACCTTCGAAGACGTCCGCTACTTCCGCAGCGGTGGTTTGCTGCCACAGCTTCTGATCGAAAGCATGAAGAACGCATCCGTTAACTGA
- a CDS encoding TerC family protein, with amino-acid sequence MIELLNSPTFWLAVAQIIAIDILLGGDNAVVIALACRKLPEAQRNRAILGGALGAIVLRIVMIFFALQLLELPYLKFIGAALLLWIGIKMLVPEKEDAHDNLAASPRLWGAIKTIIVADAVMSLDNVVAVAGASKGSLELVIFGIVISIPIIIWGSKLVLHFMDRFPLIVTLGAALLGWIAGSMAVGDISLPSLPSWSHYAAGVVGAMLVLIVGMLVKRRQQTDGELSPEIERGEQL; translated from the coding sequence TTGATCGAACTACTCAACTCGCCAACGTTCTGGCTGGCAGTGGCGCAAATCATAGCCATCGACATCTTGCTCGGGGGCGACAACGCAGTTGTCATTGCATTGGCATGCCGCAAGCTCCCGGAAGCTCAGCGTAATCGCGCCATTCTTGGTGGCGCGCTGGGTGCCATAGTGCTCCGCATTGTGATGATTTTCTTTGCACTGCAATTGTTGGAATTGCCGTACCTCAAGTTCATCGGGGCAGCACTGCTTCTCTGGATTGGTATCAAAATGCTCGTTCCAGAGAAGGAGGATGCGCATGACAACCTTGCAGCCAGTCCTCGGCTGTGGGGGGCGATCAAGACAATCATTGTCGCTGATGCTGTCATGAGCCTGGATAACGTTGTTGCGGTCGCGGGAGCATCTAAAGGAAGCCTGGAGTTGGTGATCTTTGGCATCGTCATCAGCATTCCAATCATCATCTGGGGCAGCAAGCTGGTGCTCCATTTTATGGATCGGTTTCCATTGATCGTCACACTCGGGGCGGCATTGCTTGGCTGGATCGCCGGAAGCATGGCTGTCGGTGACATCAGCTTGCCAAGCCTCCCGTCATGGTCGCACTACGCAGCCGGGGTGGTCGGTGCGATGTTGGTCTTGATTGTGGGCATGCTCGTGAAGCGTCGTCAGCAAACTGATGGCGAGCTGTCTCCAGAGATTGAAAGAGGTGAACAGTTATGA
- a CDS encoding CitMHS family transporter, producing the protein MLTILGFSMVICFMYLIMTKRLSALIALILIPIVFALIGGHYAGLGGMMLDGVKTLAPTGVMLTFSILYFGIMIDAGLFDGLVRFILKLVKGDPLKVLVGTAVLTMLVSLDGDSSTTYMIACAAFLPLYQRLGMNVLGMVCVVNIASGIMNISPWGGPTARAAAALHVDALEIFLPMIPAMLMGAACLIFTAIVLGRKERAALGVLHLEDFHHGSMALGNGSAEECDVHRRPKMFWPNLILTLALIACLVAGAMPIQVLFMVGFALAIMINYPSIEHQKERIASHASNVLAVTALIFAAGIFTGILSGTGMVDAMAKSLLTVIPHSFGPFLAVFTALVSMPFTFFMSNDAFYFGILPVIAQTAVQYGITPLEIARASVVGQPVHLLSPLVPSLYLLVALAKVDLGDHQRFALKWAIFASFGLLAGGLLFGAFPFYQVR; encoded by the coding sequence GTGTTAACAATCCTTGGTTTTTCAATGGTCATTTGTTTCATGTACCTGATCATGACAAAGCGCCTATCGGCGCTTATTGCGCTGATCCTGATACCTATCGTTTTCGCTTTGATCGGGGGCCATTACGCGGGCCTCGGCGGCATGATGCTCGACGGTGTAAAAACCCTCGCACCAACGGGCGTGATGTTGACGTTTTCGATTCTTTACTTCGGCATCATGATCGACGCGGGGCTCTTTGACGGGCTCGTGCGCTTCATCTTGAAGCTGGTGAAAGGAGACCCACTGAAGGTTCTGGTGGGCACTGCCGTGCTGACGATGCTGGTATCCCTGGACGGCGACAGTTCAACCACTTACATGATCGCCTGTGCAGCGTTTCTGCCGCTTTACCAGCGATTGGGTATGAACGTGCTGGGTATGGTCTGCGTAGTGAATATCGCCAGCGGCATCATGAACATTTCACCCTGGGGTGGGCCAACAGCGCGCGCCGCTGCCGCCCTGCATGTCGATGCGCTTGAGATATTCCTACCGATGATTCCTGCCATGCTGATGGGGGCGGCCTGCCTCATATTTACGGCCATTGTGCTGGGTCGCAAAGAGCGTGCCGCGCTCGGAGTGCTTCATCTCGAAGACTTTCACCATGGATCGATGGCTTTGGGGAATGGATCGGCAGAAGAGTGTGACGTGCATCGCCGTCCGAAAATGTTCTGGCCAAACCTGATTCTCACACTCGCCTTGATCGCTTGCCTTGTCGCGGGGGCCATGCCAATCCAGGTGCTTTTCATGGTCGGTTTCGCACTGGCAATCATGATCAACTACCCAAGTATCGAACACCAAAAGGAACGTATCGCCTCCCATGCGTCGAATGTGCTGGCCGTCACCGCGCTGATCTTTGCCGCCGGGATATTCACAGGCATCCTGTCTGGAACCGGCATGGTGGATGCGATGGCCAAAAGTTTGCTCACTGTCATTCCACACAGTTTCGGCCCGTTCCTGGCCGTATTCACAGCATTGGTCAGCATGCCGTTCACATTCTTCATGTCCAATGATGCGTTTTACTTCGGCATTCTGCCCGTGATCGCACAGACAGCCGTTCAGTATGGAATCACGCCTCTTGAAATTGCCCGCGCCTCAGTGGTCGGCCAACCTGTCCATCTGCTGAGCCCGCTGGTACCGTCCCTGTACCTGTTGGTCGCATTGGCAAAAGTCGATCTGGGTGACCACCAGCGCTTCGCTCTCAAGTGGGCAATTTTTGCCAGCTTCGGCCTGCTCGCTGGTGGCCTGTTGTTCGGGGCGTTCCCCTTCTACCAAGTTCGATAA
- a CDS encoding GntR family transcriptional regulator, which yields MPLSPLQARIARDIVSHVRRERFDIGHHLVESQLAATLNVSRTPIKFAMGHLVEKGMLTYDRNRGFF from the coding sequence ATGCCTCTAAGTCCTCTGCAAGCACGCATTGCGCGTGACATTGTTTCTCACGTGCGTCGTGAACGCTTCGATATAGGACATCACCTGGTCGAGTCACAGCTGGCGGCAACGCTTAACGTTTCACGTACTCCAATCAAGTTTGCCATGGGCCATTTGGTCGAAAAGGGCATGCTCACATACGACCGAAATCGAGGCTTTTTCTAG
- a CDS encoding GntR family transcriptional regulator, producing the protein MESSDDPLYLKFAELRLSRQLPELFTEIEFMRRFDVSRAALRAVLSRIQQEGWIEQRAGQGWRLLPMIDSVEAYEESYSFRATIEPSGLLSPTFQIDRETLATCRKQQEFIANGGYLTMTPQELFEANSLFHETLAACSGNRFLHQTVRRLDQLRRLVEYRQASTRAPRKGQAEEHLAILDCLERGDRLAAADQMRRHLEQARRKKVDPSLFE; encoded by the coding sequence ATGGAGAGCAGTGACGATCCGCTCTACCTGAAGTTTGCCGAATTACGTCTCAGCCGACAGCTTCCCGAACTGTTTACCGAGATTGAGTTCATGCGTCGGTTTGATGTGTCTCGGGCAGCGCTGAGAGCGGTTCTCTCACGCATCCAGCAGGAAGGATGGATTGAACAACGCGCGGGTCAAGGATGGCGGCTTCTGCCCATGATCGATTCAGTCGAGGCGTATGAAGAAAGCTATTCATTCCGCGCAACCATCGAGCCCTCTGGCCTGCTCTCACCCACATTTCAAATAGATCGTGAAACGCTTGCTACCTGTCGCAAACAACAGGAGTTCATTGCCAACGGTGGTTACCTGACTATGACTCCTCAGGAGCTGTTTGAGGCGAACTCACTGTTTCACGAGACACTGGCGGCGTGCTCCGGCAATCGCTTCCTGCATCAAACCGTCCGCCGTCTCGACCAATTGCGTCGACTGGTAGAATACCGTCAAGCCAGCACACGAGCCCCACGCAAAGGCCAGGCGGAAGAGCATCTCGCGATCCTCGACTGCCTGGAACGAGGGGACCGGCTGGCAGCAGCAGACCAGATGCGCAGACACCTGGAGCAGGCCCGACGTAAAAAAGTAGATCCTTCTCTGTTCGAATAA
- the prpF gene encoding 2-methylaconitate cis-trans isomerase PrpF has translation MTQRRIPAVYMRGGSSKGVFFLDESLPPAGAERDAILLRVIGSPDVYGKQIDGMGGATSSTSKVVIIGKSTRDDCDVDYLFGAPAIETPVIDWSGNCGNLSSAVGPYAISEGLVDAPRDGMAVVRIWQANIQKRIIAHVPMRNGEVQEEGDFVLDGVAFPAAEVVLEFLNPGGSDGSILPTGNAIDELDIPGVGNLAVTLLNAGNPTIFVDADKVGLKGTETQDQVNGDAQLLARLEIIRAHCTVAMGLAESAEEATRLRPHTPKLCMVAKPQAYKAAGGKQVEPGDIDVIARILSMGKLHHAITGTGAVAVAVAAALDGTLVNRIVGDVRDRQVRMGHTAGSVAVGAKTAFVEGAWTVEKAVMSRSARRLMEGWVRIPEVV, from the coding sequence ATGACCCAAAGACGTATTCCTGCCGTTTACATGCGTGGCGGTTCCAGCAAAGGCGTGTTTTTTCTTGACGAGAGCCTGCCACCGGCAGGTGCGGAGCGTGATGCGATCCTGCTTCGTGTGATTGGCAGTCCGGATGTGTATGGCAAGCAGATCGATGGGATGGGCGGCGCCACCTCCAGTACCAGCAAGGTTGTGATCATCGGTAAATCCACCCGTGATGACTGTGATGTGGATTACCTGTTTGGTGCGCCGGCGATTGAGACCCCTGTAATCGATTGGTCAGGTAACTGCGGAAATCTGAGCTCGGCGGTTGGCCCTTACGCGATTTCCGAAGGCTTGGTGGATGCACCTCGCGATGGCATGGCAGTTGTCCGCATCTGGCAAGCCAACATCCAGAAGCGAATCATCGCTCACGTGCCAATGCGTAATGGTGAGGTTCAGGAAGAGGGTGATTTTGTACTCGATGGCGTAGCTTTTCCTGCTGCCGAAGTTGTCTTGGAGTTCCTCAATCCCGGTGGTTCAGATGGCAGCATTCTGCCAACCGGAAATGCCATCGATGAATTGGACATTCCGGGCGTCGGTAATCTTGCAGTGACACTGCTGAATGCTGGCAACCCGACCATATTCGTAGACGCGGATAAGGTGGGCCTGAAAGGCACCGAAACTCAAGACCAGGTTAACGGTGATGCGCAGTTGCTTGCACGGCTTGAAATCATTCGCGCCCATTGCACGGTGGCCATGGGCTTGGCCGAGAGTGCGGAAGAAGCAACGCGATTGCGTCCTCATACTCCGAAGCTATGCATGGTTGCTAAACCTCAAGCCTACAAGGCAGCGGGTGGCAAACAGGTTGAGCCAGGTGATATCGACGTGATTGCCCGGATTCTCTCGATGGGCAAGCTTCACCATGCAATCACTGGCACCGGCGCTGTTGCTGTCGCAGTTGCAGCAGCACTTGATGGCACGTTGGTCAATCGCATCGTCGGCGACGTCAGAGATCGTCAGGTACGCATGGGACACACCGCTGGCAGCGTCGCTGTCGGTGCGAAAACCGCCTTTGTAGAGGGCGCCTGGACAGTCGAAAAAGCAGTCATGAGCCGCAGTGCTCGTCGACTGATGGAAGGCTGGGTACGCATCCCCGAAGTGGTTTGA